Proteins encoded together in one Janthinobacterium tructae window:
- a CDS encoding LysR family transcriptional regulator translates to MLRLSLEALQIVDAIDRRGSFSSAGKELHKVPSTISYTVAKLEDDLGVQVFRRNGPKVMLTAAGQELLKEGRYLLKAAQDLEHRVRRVASGWETELSIGIDSMFSAVALADDVRAFYEVAQQTRLRLSQDTLSGTWEALLDRRVDLLVGAPGDGPAGGGYIAQPIGMLDFVFAVAPTHPLAQVAEPLSRGHLQQYRAVVVADSARQMAPRTVGLLLGQDALSVPSMQVKFDYQVLGLGFGFLPGPCARAAIARGQLVEKAVEEPKPSETFYLAWRVGEDGAALRWWMARMREPDVFARLAQHLPGHSA, encoded by the coding sequence ATGTTAAGACTGAGCCTGGAAGCCTTGCAAATCGTCGACGCCATCGACCGTCGCGGATCGTTCTCGTCGGCCGGCAAGGAATTGCATAAAGTGCCGTCCACCATTTCCTATACGGTGGCCAAGCTGGAAGACGACCTGGGCGTGCAAGTGTTCCGGCGCAATGGTCCGAAAGTCATGCTGACGGCGGCCGGCCAGGAGTTGCTGAAAGAGGGCCGCTATTTATTGAAGGCGGCACAGGACCTCGAACACCGCGTCCGCCGGGTGGCGTCCGGCTGGGAAACAGAGTTGTCCATCGGCATCGATTCCATGTTTTCCGCCGTGGCCCTGGCCGACGACGTGCGCGCCTTCTATGAAGTAGCGCAACAGACGCGCTTGCGTCTGTCGCAGGACACCCTGTCGGGCACCTGGGAAGCGTTGCTGGACCGCCGGGTCGACTTGCTGGTGGGTGCGCCCGGCGACGGACCGGCGGGCGGCGGCTATATCGCGCAGCCGATCGGCATGCTCGACTTCGTCTTTGCCGTGGCACCCACGCATCCGCTGGCGCAGGTGGCAGAGCCCCTGTCGCGCGGCCATCTGCAGCAGTACCGGGCCGTGGTGGTGGCTGACTCGGCGCGCCAGATGGCGCCGCGCACCGTGGGGCTGCTGTTGGGGCAAGATGCCTTGAGCGTGCCGAGCATGCAGGTCAAGTTCGACTACCAGGTGCTGGGACTGGGCTTTGGCTTCCTGCCGGGACCGTGTGCGCGTGCCGCCATTGCGCGTGGCCAGCTGGTGGAAAAGGCCGTGGAAGAACCAAAACCGTCGGAAACGTTTTACCTGGCGTGGAGAGTGGGCGAGGATGGCGCTGCGCTGCGCTGGTGGATGGCGCGCATGCGCGAACCGGATGTGTTTGCCCGCCTGGCGCAGCATCTGCCGGGCCATTCGGCGTAG
- a CDS encoding pirin family protein, with protein sequence MLQIRHSEERGAANHGWLNSHHSFSFGSYHDPLHMGFGPLLVINEDRVTPGQGFGTHGHRDMEIISYVLDGALEHKDSMGTGSVLHYGDVQRMSAGSGVRHSEFNHSATDGLHFLQIWIQPNVTGIPPSYEEKHFTPESKRGKLRLIASSDGRQGSVLIHQDAAIYASILQEGEQAAHALDEGRIAYVHLIRGSLVVNGTPLKAGDALKLTQEAAVTLTQAEDAEVLVFDLPQ encoded by the coding sequence ATGTTACAGATTCGTCACAGCGAAGAACGCGGCGCCGCCAACCACGGCTGGCTCAATTCCCACCACAGCTTTTCTTTCGGCAGCTACCACGATCCGCTGCACATGGGTTTTGGCCCCTTGCTGGTGATCAACGAAGACCGCGTCACGCCAGGCCAGGGCTTTGGCACGCACGGCCACCGCGACATGGAAATCATTTCGTATGTGCTCGACGGCGCGCTGGAACACAAGGACAGCATGGGTACCGGTTCCGTGCTGCACTACGGCGATGTGCAGCGCATGAGCGCCGGCAGCGGCGTGCGCCATAGCGAGTTCAATCATTCCGCCACGGATGGCTTGCACTTCCTGCAGATCTGGATCCAGCCGAACGTGACGGGCATTCCACCCAGCTATGAAGAGAAACATTTTACGCCGGAAAGCAAACGCGGCAAGCTGCGTTTGATCGCCTCGTCCGACGGGCGCCAGGGTTCCGTGCTGATCCACCAGGATGCGGCCATCTACGCCAGCATCCTGCAGGAAGGCGAGCAAGCCGCACATGCGCTGGATGAAGGCCGCATTGCGTATGTGCACCTGATCCGCGGCAGCCTGGTGGTCAACGGCACGCCGCTCAAAGCGGGCGATGCGCTGAAATTGACCCAGGAGGCCGCAGTGACGTTGACGCAGGCAGAAGATGCCGAAGTGCTGGTCTTCGATCTGCCTCAATAA
- the ribA gene encoding GTP cyclohydrolase II produces the protein MQSGADLLATGELDYTTSCALPTPWAQFTLHAFVEHATGKEHLAMVLGDVGNGEPVLARVHSECLTGDVLFSQRCDCGAQLEGALKRIAEEGRGILLYLRQEGRGIGLINKIRAYRLQEAGADTVQANEQLGFKADARNYTLCKPMFAQFGINSLRLMTNNPRKIAAMEALGITVAERVPLLVNRNAFNQHYLNTKQSKLGHMMTPETAPALEDGAL, from the coding sequence ATGCAAAGCGGCGCAGACCTCCTGGCGACAGGCGAATTGGATTACACGACTTCCTGCGCACTGCCAACGCCGTGGGCCCAGTTCACCCTGCACGCCTTTGTCGAACACGCCACGGGCAAGGAACATCTGGCCATGGTGCTGGGCGATGTCGGCAACGGCGAACCGGTACTGGCGCGCGTGCATTCCGAGTGCCTGACGGGCGACGTGCTGTTTTCCCAGCGCTGCGATTGCGGCGCCCAGCTCGAAGGCGCCTTGAAGCGCATCGCAGAGGAAGGCCGCGGCATTTTGCTGTATCTGCGCCAGGAAGGGCGCGGCATTGGCCTGATCAACAAGATCCGCGCCTACCGCCTGCAAGAGGCAGGCGCCGACACGGTGCAGGCGAATGAACAGCTGGGCTTCAAGGCCGACGCGCGCAACTACACCTTGTGCAAACCCATGTTTGCGCAATTCGGCATCAACAGCCTGCGTTTGATGACGAACAACCCGCGCAAGATCGCCGCCATGGAAGCGCTGGGCATCACGGTGGCCGAACGGGTGCCGCTGCTGGTCAACCGCAACGCCTTCAACCAGCACTACCTGAATACCAAGCAAAGCAAGCTCGGTCACATGATGACGCCGGAAACGGCACCGGCGCTGGAAGACGGCGCCCTGTAA
- a CDS encoding S1 family peptidase encodes MKLSNFAFLLASLCAAAGAHAAPTPPPAAAPTAATPPAKPPPATAAPAATEHAALPPPSSAAQKLYTAARADILQVRVLLKNGRTQSSVGSGFLIGTGDLVVSNYHVVSQFALDPDTYVGEWVDTSGQRGNVELLAVDVLHDLAVLRVNRHGTGFFKMPEPLAPLTQGQYLYSMGNPLDLGFAISEGSYNGVVTRSFYDQLMFTGPINAGMSGGPSVTANGDVAGVNVSKRLDGELVSFLVPARYAQQLLAKVAQQGKAPKDFKPLVTAQLLAHQEVMLARLLDTPLSLKAMGPYRVPVRESDQMRCWGRSNVKSDKPYMLDNTSCAMESAIFISGALQTGQVSMRHEFLRSSELGALRFSELASASFKNESFGSYKSAHLTGPHCTEQFVKNATLPLRAVLCVRAYRKFTGLYDFALLAASTDEPLMSLQSRIDARGVSYANGMRVTRTFLDALSRAPSTTGTRKP; translated from the coding sequence ATGAAATTATCTAACTTCGCCTTCTTGCTGGCCAGCCTGTGCGCTGCCGCAGGCGCACACGCGGCCCCGACGCCTCCGCCAGCTGCGGCCCCCACCGCTGCGACTCCCCCCGCCAAACCGCCACCGGCCACCGCCGCACCCGCTGCCACCGAACATGCAGCCTTGCCGCCGCCCTCGTCCGCCGCGCAAAAACTGTACACGGCCGCGCGCGCCGACATCCTGCAAGTGCGCGTGCTGCTGAAAAACGGCCGCACGCAATCGTCGGTGGGTTCGGGCTTTTTGATCGGCACGGGCGACCTGGTGGTAAGCAACTATCACGTCGTGTCGCAATTCGCGCTCGACCCCGATACCTACGTGGGCGAATGGGTCGATACCAGCGGCCAGCGCGGCAATGTGGAATTGCTGGCCGTCGATGTGCTGCACGACCTGGCCGTGCTGCGCGTGAACCGCCATGGCACGGGCTTTTTCAAGATGCCCGAACCGCTGGCGCCCCTGACTCAGGGCCAGTACCTGTATTCGATGGGCAATCCGCTGGACCTGGGCTTCGCCATCTCGGAAGGCTCGTACAACGGCGTCGTCACCCGCAGCTTCTACGACCAGCTGATGTTTACGGGACCGATCAATGCCGGCATGAGCGGCGGCCCCAGCGTCACGGCGAATGGCGACGTCGCCGGTGTGAACGTCTCGAAACGCCTCGATGGCGAGCTCGTGAGTTTTCTCGTGCCGGCCCGCTATGCCCAGCAATTGCTGGCCAAGGTGGCGCAGCAAGGCAAGGCGCCAAAAGACTTCAAGCCGCTGGTGACGGCGCAGCTGCTGGCGCACCAGGAAGTGATGCTGGCGCGCCTGCTCGACACGCCCCTGAGCCTGAAAGCCATGGGCCCGTACCGCGTGCCCGTGCGCGAGTCCGACCAGATGCGCTGCTGGGGCCGCTCCAACGTCAAGTCCGACAAGCCCTACATGCTCGACAACACCAGCTGCGCCATGGAATCGGCCATCTTCATTTCCGGCGCCCTGCAGACGGGGCAAGTGTCGATGCGCCACGAATTCCTGCGCAGCAGCGAACTGGGCGCGCTGCGCTTTTCCGAACTGGCCAGCGCCTCGTTCAAGAATGAAAGTTTCGGCAGCTACAAAAGCGCGCACCTGACTGGCCCCCATTGCACCGAACAGTTCGTCAAGAATGCCACCCTGCCCTTGCGCGCCGTGCTGTGCGTGCGCGCCTACCGCAAGTTTACCGGCCTGTACGACTTTGCCCTGCTGGCCGCCAGCACCGATGAGCCACTGATGAGCTTGCAAAGCCGCATCGACGCGCGCGGCGTGTCCTACGCCAACGGCATGCGCGTCACGCGCACCTTCCTCGACGCGCTGTCGCGCGCACCATCGACCACCGGGACGCGCAAGCCATGA
- a CDS encoding FHA domain-containing protein, translating into MTAPYFIEILTENGEVQQRQRIATLPIRIGRGYDNDFILDDAHTAAKHAIVEDDGAGGLLLRDLGSQNGVIHRGQRQLQVALSGNSIVRLGHTRLRVRASDHPVAPELSDTTRHDWEGLRPAVAGLAMIGASAAFSNWLSDADAFEPISYLMIIAYALAGGLVWASIWAVANRLFGHVARFGRHLFIIGCGLLAMEVWELGSNVAAYALSLEVLTRYGRHMFIVIVCAMIYYHLRTIKPQHPRRFGLVAVVLAILGSTLILLSNLQISGRLADEAYMSAIYPPALRLSPNHTTEAFFRDAAGLQRAVDAERGKAAKGADEDDDSGD; encoded by the coding sequence ATGACAGCACCGTATTTCATCGAAATCCTCACCGAGAATGGCGAAGTACAGCAGCGCCAGCGCATAGCCACCTTGCCGATCCGCATAGGCCGCGGCTACGACAACGACTTCATCCTCGACGACGCGCACACGGCGGCCAAGCACGCCATTGTCGAAGACGATGGCGCAGGCGGGCTGCTGCTGCGCGACCTGGGCAGCCAGAATGGCGTGATCCACCGGGGCCAACGGCAACTGCAAGTGGCCCTGAGCGGCAACAGCATCGTGCGCCTGGGCCACACGCGCCTGCGCGTGCGCGCCAGCGACCACCCTGTTGCACCCGAATTGAGCGATACCACCAGGCACGACTGGGAAGGCTTGCGCCCCGCCGTCGCCGGCCTGGCCATGATCGGCGCCTCGGCCGCTTTCAGCAACTGGCTCAGTGATGCGGACGCCTTCGAGCCGATTTCCTACCTGATGATCATCGCCTACGCACTGGCCGGCGGCCTCGTGTGGGCGTCGATCTGGGCCGTGGCGAACCGCCTGTTCGGCCATGTGGCGCGCTTCGGCCGCCACCTGTTCATCATCGGCTGCGGCTTGCTGGCCATGGAAGTATGGGAACTGGGCAGCAATGTGGCGGCGTATGCACTGTCGCTGGAAGTGCTGACGCGCTATGGCCGGCATATGTTCATCGTCATCGTCTGCGCCATGATCTACTACCATTTGCGCACGATCAAACCGCAGCATCCGCGCCGCTTCGGCCTCGTTGCCGTCGTGCTGGCCATCCTTGGCTCGACCCTGATTTTGCTGAGCAACCTGCAAATCAGCGGCCGCCTGGCCGACGAGGCCTACATGTCGGCGATCTACCCGCCGGCCCTGCGTCTGAGCCCGAATCACACGACGGAGGCTTTCTTCCGCGATGCGGCCGGCTTGCAGCGCGCCGTCGACGCCGAGCGGGGCAAGGCGGCCAAGGGCGCCGACGAAGACGACGACAGCGGCGACTGA
- a CDS encoding CCXG family PEP-CTERM protein produces the protein MKNLPKIALSLIAVGVFAHANASTITVSTGFSNAGAQASAAAYQSVVNAAVATPGAGYGSTTIASYDNVTNSGLFGSGSNIAFKSVINFGVSAADAGAWSFRTGVDFGKGGALFLDGVALDFKSNDMWWSGNYNNGSQFLSGSNSLSAGNHTLSIFGLEGCCDGGQQAQFKAGNNNFVSFGANDGLISAVPEPTTYAMLLIGLGLLGFTARRKQEAKF, from the coding sequence ATGAAAAATTTGCCTAAAATCGCCCTGTCCCTGATCGCTGTCGGTGTGTTTGCCCACGCGAACGCCAGCACCATCACCGTGTCCACCGGTTTCTCGAACGCCGGCGCGCAAGCTTCCGCCGCCGCTTACCAGTCCGTCGTGAATGCCGCCGTGGCCACGCCGGGCGCCGGTTATGGCTCGACGACGATTGCCAGCTACGACAATGTCACGAACAGCGGCCTGTTCGGCAGCGGCTCGAACATCGCCTTCAAGTCGGTGATCAACTTTGGCGTCAGCGCCGCCGATGCGGGCGCCTGGAGCTTCCGCACCGGCGTCGACTTCGGCAAGGGCGGTGCCCTGTTCCTCGACGGCGTGGCGCTGGACTTCAAGAGCAACGACATGTGGTGGTCGGGTAACTACAACAATGGCAGCCAGTTCCTCAGCGGTTCGAACTCCCTGTCGGCCGGCAACCATACCCTGAGCATCTTCGGCCTGGAAGGCTGCTGCGATGGTGGTCAGCAAGCGCAGTTCAAGGCGGGCAACAACAATTTCGTCAGCTTCGGCGCGAATGACGGCTTGATCTCGGCCGTCCCTGAGCCAACCACCTACGCCATGCTGCTGATCGGCCTGGGCTTGCTGGGCTTTACGGCACGCCGCAAGCAGGAAGCCAAGTTCTAA
- a CDS encoding MmcQ/YjbR family DNA-binding protein translates to MVDLEELRYLALSFPDTTEEEHHDRPAFRVGGKIFATLPDDEHINVLLDAEAAHIATVITPSGCQKLWWGERLAGITVRLADAELDMLAAALTAAWRRKAPSDLAKTIAPTG, encoded by the coding sequence ATGGTCGACCTGGAAGAACTACGCTATCTGGCACTGTCGTTTCCCGACACCACCGAGGAAGAACACCACGACCGTCCAGCCTTCCGCGTGGGCGGGAAGATCTTTGCCACCCTGCCCGACGACGAGCACATCAACGTGCTGCTCGATGCGGAAGCGGCGCATATCGCCACCGTCATCACGCCGTCCGGCTGTCAAAAGCTGTGGTGGGGCGAACGCCTGGCCGGCATCACGGTGCGCCTGGCCGATGCCGAGCTGGACATGCTGGCCGCCGCCCTGACGGCCGCCTGGCGGCGCAAGGCGCCCAGTGACCTGGCCAAGACCATCGCCCCGACCGGGTAG
- a CDS encoding TetR/AcrR family transcriptional regulator, producing the protein MKQDKKEPAVKAKTGRPRTFDADEALDCAMKVFWEKGYEGSSLPELTKAMGMNRPSLYAVFGNKEQLFHKALERYSDTRMQFFDAALEQPTARQVVEALLTQYVDAQTMPDGPHGCMGVNAALACSDDALPIRDELFARRLRGEIKLRDRLRRAREEGDLPPDSCPEQQARFVVTLSQGMAIQAAAGVSREQLQQMVGLLLRNWPM; encoded by the coding sequence ATGAAACAAGATAAAAAAGAGCCAGCGGTCAAGGCGAAAACAGGCCGGCCACGCACCTTCGACGCGGATGAAGCGCTCGATTGCGCCATGAAAGTGTTCTGGGAAAAAGGCTATGAAGGCAGTTCCCTGCCGGAATTGACGAAAGCCATGGGCATGAACCGGCCCAGCCTGTATGCCGTCTTCGGCAACAAGGAGCAGCTGTTCCACAAGGCGCTTGAACGCTACAGCGACACGCGCATGCAGTTTTTCGATGCGGCGCTGGAACAGCCGACGGCGCGCCAGGTGGTGGAAGCCCTGCTGACGCAGTATGTCGATGCGCAAACCATGCCGGACGGCCCGCACGGCTGCATGGGCGTCAATGCAGCGCTCGCCTGCAGCGACGATGCCTTGCCGATCCGCGATGAATTGTTTGCGCGCCGGCTGCGCGGTGAAATCAAATTGCGCGACCGCTTGCGGCGCGCCAGGGAGGAGGGCGATTTGCCGCCCGATTCCTGTCCCGAGCAGCAGGCGCGCTTTGTCGTGACCTTGTCGCAGGGCATGGCCATTCAGGCGGCGGCGGGCGTATCGCGCGAGCAACTGCAGCAGATGGTGGGCTTGCTGCTGCGCAATTGGCCGATGTAA
- a CDS encoding MFS transporter has translation MQALSNATGDDTTLAPWLAVLSVGIGAFALVTSEFLPVGLLPAMAAELAISKGQAGLMITTPGIVAAFAAIFVTVGSGSLDRRIVLLALTALLVVSNLLVALAPSYAAILLGRAMLGVGVGGFWAIGSAIGPRLVAPQHASRAMSIIFAGVSLGTVAGVPAGALVGELVGWRVAFGAASAIAALVFLGQLLLLPKLPPTQAIRLRQLPMIFGIRKARLGLIATAMLFTGQFAAYTYIAPFLTQISHLAAGTVSAMLLVYGASGFIGNLVGGWAAGRHERAALMLTGAVLGLSTLALATFGSHSVTAMLLVAVWGFGFGAMPIAVQTWMFKAAPHLMEGSSALFVAIVQVSLASGALLGGMAVDRLGVSSAMVLGGVFALGCALTIALFGKPQASVKADAGAACQG, from the coding sequence ATGCAAGCACTTTCCAACGCTACTGGCGACGATACCACCTTGGCGCCCTGGCTGGCCGTCTTATCGGTCGGCATCGGCGCCTTCGCCCTCGTCACCTCCGAATTCCTGCCCGTCGGGCTGCTGCCGGCCATGGCCGCCGAACTGGCCATCAGCAAGGGCCAGGCGGGACTGATGATCACCACGCCCGGCATCGTTGCCGCATTTGCCGCCATCTTCGTCACCGTCGGCTCGGGCAGCCTGGACCGCCGCATCGTGCTGCTGGCCCTCACCGCCCTGCTGGTCGTTTCGAACCTGCTGGTGGCGCTGGCCCCCTCGTATGCGGCGATACTGCTGGGCCGCGCCATGCTGGGCGTCGGTGTGGGCGGCTTCTGGGCCATCGGCAGCGCCATCGGTCCGCGCCTGGTGGCGCCGCAACATGCGTCGCGCGCCATGTCCATCATCTTTGCCGGTGTCTCGCTGGGCACGGTGGCGGGCGTGCCAGCCGGTGCGCTGGTGGGCGAACTGGTCGGATGGAGGGTTGCTTTCGGCGCGGCCAGCGCCATTGCCGCGCTGGTCTTCCTCGGCCAGCTGTTGCTGTTGCCCAAGCTGCCGCCGACGCAGGCCATCCGCCTGCGCCAGTTGCCGATGATCTTCGGCATCCGCAAGGCCAGGCTGGGCCTGATCGCCACGGCCATGCTCTTCACGGGCCAATTCGCCGCCTACACGTATATCGCGCCCTTCCTCACGCAGATTTCGCACCTGGCCGCCGGCACCGTCAGCGCCATGCTGCTGGTATATGGCGCGTCCGGCTTCATCGGCAACCTGGTGGGTGGCTGGGCCGCCGGCCGCCACGAACGGGCCGCGCTGATGCTGACGGGCGCCGTGCTGGGCCTGTCCACGCTGGCGCTGGCCACGTTCGGCAGCCATTCGGTGACGGCGATGCTGCTGGTGGCCGTGTGGGGCTTCGGTTTCGGCGCCATGCCGATCGCCGTGCAAACGTGGATGTTCAAGGCGGCGCCACACTTGATGGAAGGCAGCAGCGCGCTGTTTGTCGCCATCGTGCAAGTGTCGCTGGCATCCGGCGCCTTGCTCGGTGGCATGGCCGTGGACCGGCTGGGCGTGTCCAGCGCAATGGTGCTGGGCGGCGTATTCGCCCTCGGCTGCGCGCTGACGATCGCACTCTTCGGCAAGCCGCAGGCCAGCGTCAAGGCGGATGCCGGTGCGGCTTGCCAAGGCTAG
- a CDS encoding PQQ-dependent sugar dehydrogenase encodes MFQLRRISILLAWALTAAPSAWAELQATGEPPAAKQGWKAETVAQGVRQPWGIAWLGEGRALVTSKQGTLHLLNGKSFEDVALEGMPKVFTGGQGGLLDIVLHPQDANKPNPRVYMTVSTGTNDANRTTLVRGVFDGKKVTGIQTLFKVATDKSGGQHFGSRLLWLPDGTLLMSVADGGNPPLRIGDRLAREQAQNLATHQGSILRLTEEGKPAPGNPLAAKGALPEIWSYGHRNVQGLALDPVSGRVWATEHGPYGGDELNLVVAGGNYGWPLQSYGADYKTHEPIGKHEVAGMLNPSVAWVPSPAPSGLAVYTGDKIAAWRGSIFSGGLAARDIRRIAVDANGKVTGQDRLAIGARVRDVRQGPDGYLYALTDEDNGRLLRIVAQ; translated from the coding sequence ATGTTCCAGTTACGCCGCATCAGCATCTTGCTTGCATGGGCATTGACGGCCGCGCCATCGGCCTGGGCCGAACTGCAAGCCACGGGCGAGCCGCCCGCCGCCAAGCAGGGCTGGAAGGCCGAGACCGTCGCGCAGGGCGTGCGCCAGCCGTGGGGCATCGCCTGGCTGGGCGAGGGCCGCGCGCTGGTTACCAGCAAGCAGGGTACCTTGCATTTGCTGAATGGCAAGAGCTTCGAGGACGTGGCGCTGGAAGGCATGCCCAAAGTCTTCACGGGCGGGCAGGGCGGCCTGCTCGATATCGTGCTGCATCCGCAGGATGCCAACAAGCCGAACCCGCGCGTGTACATGACGGTATCGACGGGCACGAATGACGCGAACCGCACGACCCTGGTGCGCGGCGTGTTCGACGGCAAGAAGGTGACGGGCATCCAGACCCTGTTCAAGGTCGCCACCGACAAGAGCGGCGGCCAGCATTTCGGTTCTCGCCTGCTGTGGCTGCCGGATGGCACTTTGCTGATGAGCGTGGCCGACGGCGGCAATCCGCCGCTGCGCATCGGCGACCGCCTGGCGCGCGAGCAGGCGCAAAACCTGGCCACGCACCAGGGTTCCATCCTGCGCCTGACGGAAGAGGGCAAACCGGCGCCCGGCAATCCGCTGGCGGCCAAGGGCGCCTTGCCGGAAATCTGGTCATATGGCCACCGCAACGTGCAGGGCCTTGCGCTCGATCCTGTTTCGGGTCGCGTGTGGGCCACGGAACACGGTCCCTACGGAGGCGACGAGCTGAACCTGGTGGTGGCGGGCGGCAATTATGGCTGGCCCCTGCAAAGCTATGGCGCCGACTACAAGACGCACGAACCCATCGGCAAGCACGAAGTGGCCGGCATGCTCAATCCAAGCGTGGCCTGGGTGCCATCACCGGCGCCGTCGGGCCTGGCCGTCTACACGGGCGACAAGATTGCCGCCTGGCGCGGCAGCATCTTCAGCGGCGGCCTGGCGGCCAGGGATATCCGCCGCATCGCCGTCGATGCGAATGGCAAGGTGACGGGGCAGGACCGCCTGGCCATCGGCGCGCGCGTGCGCGACGTGCGCCAGGGCCCGGACGGCTACCTGTACGCGCTGACGGATGAAGACAATGGCCGCCTGCTGCGCATCGTGGCGCAGTAG
- the ispF gene encoding 2-C-methyl-D-erythritol 2,4-cyclodiphosphate synthase — translation MTTITTPVLPFRIGQGYDCHALVEHRDLIIGGVKIPHHLGLLGHSDADVLLHAITDAIFGAAALGDIGRHFPDTDAQFKGADSRTLLREAVRRVQATGYIIGNIDATIIAQRPKMAPHIAAMCANVAADLGVSVGQVNIKAKTNEKLGYLGREEGIAAEAVALLLRA, via the coding sequence ATGACGACCATCACCACTCCCGTACTGCCTTTCCGCATCGGCCAGGGCTATGACTGCCACGCGCTGGTGGAGCACCGCGACCTGATCATCGGCGGCGTGAAAATCCCCCATCACCTGGGCCTGCTCGGCCACTCCGACGCCGATGTGCTGCTGCACGCGATTACCGACGCCATCTTCGGCGCCGCCGCCCTGGGCGACATCGGCCGCCATTTCCCCGACACGGACGCGCAATTCAAGGGCGCCGATTCGCGCACCCTGCTGCGCGAAGCCGTGCGCCGCGTGCAAGCAACCGGTTATATCATCGGCAATATCGATGCCACCATCATCGCCCAGCGCCCGAAAATGGCGCCGCACATCGCCGCCATGTGCGCCAACGTGGCCGCAGACCTGGGCGTGAGCGTGGGCCAGGTGAACATCAAGGCCAAGACGAATGAAAAGCTGGGCTACCTGGGCCGTGAAGAAGGCATCGCGGCCGAAGCCGTGGCCTTGCTGCTGCGCGCCTGA
- the ispD gene encoding 2-C-methyl-D-erythritol 4-phosphate cytidylyltransferase has protein sequence MTAAPNRPRYFALIPAAGVGARMEAGSPKQYLPIAGKPMLRHAVDAFLASPLIAHTYIVVSAEDGLIDTVVPEQGAGVGISVLRCGGATRMETILNGLQALRGSLAAHDQVLVHDAARPGLTPALIAKLITEVGEHPAGGLLALPVVDTVKRAGPASVSAQTVPRDGLWLAQTPQMFSYALLHRALSQAPDPLAITDDASAVEALGLAPRLIEGHPRNLKVTLPRDIHTAELYLAHP, from the coding sequence ATGACAGCAGCACCGAATCGTCCCCGTTATTTTGCGCTGATCCCCGCCGCCGGCGTGGGCGCGCGCATGGAAGCGGGCAGCCCCAAGCAATATTTACCCATCGCCGGCAAGCCCATGCTGCGCCACGCCGTGGACGCCTTTCTCGCCAGCCCCCTGATCGCGCATACCTACATCGTCGTCAGCGCCGAGGATGGCCTGATTGACACGGTCGTGCCCGAGCAAGGCGCAGGGGTTGGCATATCGGTGCTGCGCTGCGGCGGCGCCACGCGCATGGAAACGATCTTGAATGGCCTGCAGGCGTTGCGCGGCAGCCTGGCCGCCCACGACCAGGTGCTGGTGCACGACGCGGCGCGGCCCGGCCTGACGCCGGCGCTGATCGCAAAGCTCATTACCGAGGTCGGTGAACATCCGGCCGGGGGCTTGCTGGCCTTGCCCGTGGTCGATACCGTCAAGCGGGCCGGCCCGGCTAGCGTCTCGGCGCAGACGGTGCCGCGCGACGGCCTGTGGCTGGCGCAGACGCCGCAAATGTTCAGCTATGCCTTGCTGCACCGGGCCTTGTCGCAAGCGCCCGATCCGCTAGCGATCACGGACGACGCCAGCGCCGTCGAAGCGCTGGGCCTGGCGCCCAGGCTCATTGAGGGCCACCCGCGCAACCTGAAGGTAACCCTGCCGCGCGACATACACACGGCCGAGCTGTACCTGGCCCATCCTTGA
- a CDS encoding NUDIX domain-containing protein — protein MDMNLTETKVDGELVYQGGFLRVQRDRVTLPDGKITAREFILHPGAVVILPLLDDGTVLMERQYRYPLDRVFIEFPAGKIDAGESHLACAQRELLEETGYTASDWQFVSTIHNAIAYSDEHLELFLARGLVAGERRLDEGEFLETFTATVPQLLDWVKDGTITDVKTVIGIFWLDKITSGTWPAA, from the coding sequence ATGGATATGAATTTAACTGAGACCAAGGTTGACGGCGAGCTCGTCTACCAAGGCGGCTTCCTGCGCGTGCAGCGCGACCGGGTGACCCTGCCGGACGGCAAGATCACGGCGCGCGAATTCATCCTGCATCCGGGCGCCGTGGTGATCCTGCCGCTGCTCGACGATGGCACGGTGCTGATGGAACGCCAGTACCGTTATCCGCTGGACCGTGTCTTCATTGAATTCCCGGCCGGCAAGATCGATGCGGGCGAATCGCACCTGGCCTGCGCCCAGCGCGAGTTGCTGGAAGAAACGGGCTACACGGCCAGCGACTGGCAATTCGTCTCCACCATCCATAACGCCATCGCGTACTCGGATGAACACCTGGAACTGTTTTTGGCACGCGGCCTGGTGGCCGGCGAGCGCCGCCTTGACGAGGGCGAGTTCCTGGAAACGTTTACGGCCACCGTGCCGCAGCTGCTCGACTGGGTCAAGGATGGCACCATCACCGACGTGAAAACCGTCATCGGCATCTTCTGGCTCGACAAGATCACCAGCGGCACCTGGCCAGCGGCTTGA